In Triticum urartu cultivar G1812 chromosome 6, Tu2.1, whole genome shotgun sequence, the following proteins share a genomic window:
- the LOC125516858 gene encoding prolyl endopeptidase-like gives MRSLATGELLHGIPIDIGSVNGITGRRGDSEVFVEFSSFLTPGIVYRCDLSSGAPEMSIYREITVPGFDRTDFKSKQVFYPSKDGTKIPMFVVSRKKIVLDGSHPALLFGYGGFGMSTTPQFSTARVVLMRNLGFMTCVANIRGGGEYGEDWHKAGSLANKQNCFDDFIAAGKFLVSAGYTSPSRLCIEGGSNGGLLVAACINQRPGLFGCALAHVGVMDMLRFHKFTIGRAWACDFGCSEKEEEFHWLPVRQVLQYAEG, from the exons ATGAGGAGCCTGGCCACCGGAGAGCTGCTCCACGGCATACCCATCGACATAGGCAGCGTCAACGGGATCACCGGTAGGCGTGGCGACTCCGAGGTGTTCGTCGAGTTCTCGAGCTTCCTCACTCCGGGGATCGTCTACAGGTGTGATCTCAGCTCCGGGGCTCCTGAGATGAGCATATACAGAGAGATCACCGTCCCGGGCTTCGATCGCACGGATTTCAAATCAAAGCAG GTGTTTTACCCGAGCAAGGACGGGACCAAGATCCCGATGTTCGTGGTGTCGAGGAAGAAGATCGTCCTGGACGGGTCGCACCCGGCGCTCCTCTTCGGCTACGGCGGGTTCGGCATGAGCACGACGCCGCAGTTCAGCACGGCCCGCGTCGTCCTCATGAGGAACCTGGGGTTCATGACATGCGTCGCCAACATCCGGGGCGGCGGCGAGTACGGGGAGGACTGGCACAAGGCCGGCTCGCTCGCGAACAAGCAGAACTGCTTCGACGACTTCATCGCCGCCGGCAAGTTCCTCGTGTCCGCCGGGTACACGAGCCCGAGCCGGCTGTGCATCGAAGGCGGGAGCAACGGCGGCCTCCTGGTCGCCGCCTGCATCAACCAG CGGCCCGGTCTCTTCGGCTGTGCTCTGGCTCACGTCGGTGTCATGGACATGCTTCGGTTCCACAAGTTCACCATAG GTCGTGCATGGGCTTGCGATTTCGGCTGctcggagaaggaggaggaattCCACTGGctgccagtccgg